A single window of Flagellimonas maritima DNA harbors:
- a CDS encoding LytR/AlgR family response regulator transcription factor: MKSANSFYLFNSRIATHGIFWTLYYILFGLIWVNDKGYLASFYLEFILLPVRILAVYTTIYFLLPRYLLKRNFLGFFTGYTLTLVLAGILQRVFIHLFYEELLLNDSSTGLFHAMSLVRAIILINTTVLFVLSIKLFQLWAIENDKNKGLESEILEIRSNRRTHRIPTKTILFVEGLGNYVTYHLEDKSKITSYGSIKGALQLLPNNFRRVHKSYIVNKAHIKSYDGMSIDIQDNSIPRGKSIPDEVLLN; encoded by the coding sequence ATGAAATCCGCCAACAGCTTTTATCTCTTTAATTCAAGAATTGCCACTCATGGTATTTTTTGGACGCTCTATTATATTCTTTTTGGACTGATTTGGGTAAATGATAAAGGGTATTTGGCATCATTTTATTTGGAATTTATTTTACTGCCTGTTCGAATCCTGGCCGTTTATACAACCATCTATTTTTTGTTGCCCCGATATTTATTAAAGCGAAATTTTTTGGGCTTTTTTACAGGCTACACTTTAACCTTGGTGTTGGCAGGCATATTACAACGGGTTTTCATTCATTTGTTTTATGAAGAGCTGCTTTTAAATGACTCAAGTACGGGGTTATTTCATGCCATGTCATTGGTAAGGGCGATTATCTTGATCAATACAACTGTCCTTTTTGTTCTGAGCATCAAATTGTTTCAATTGTGGGCAATTGAAAATGACAAGAACAAAGGATTGGAAAGCGAGATATTAGAAATACGGTCCAACCGCAGAACACATCGTATACCAACTAAAACTATTCTTTTCGTGGAAGGCCTTGGCAATTATGTGACCTATCATCTAGAGGATAAATCGAAAATAACAAGTTATGGTAGCATAAAGGGGGCATTGCAGCTTTTGCCAAATAATTTTAGACGGGTGCACAAGTCCTATATTGTTAATAAAGCCCATATAAAATCTTACGATGGAATGAGTATAGATATTCAGGACAATTCCATTCCCAGGGGCAAAAGCATACCCGATGAGGTACTTCTCAACTGA
- a CDS encoding serine aminopeptidase domain-containing protein has product MKLSRSLCSFFVLTIFLSISTNAQQLGRRASWDAKINSPVNGVPGAKIVNINENSPLLKAGFLPDDLLIEINDVLLSDAEVWSDVSYGLRANIDTKIKALRGTQIFETKVRFNPLGKEKHEGIDTFYEEVTSTYGITQRTIITKPKKSGKQPAVVLIGGLSCSSIETYSGRRGNNWGQTIKDLVEKSGMVVMRIEKPGVGDSEGNCSESDFLMDLEGYRAAIKNLKTKPYVDTSKIVVYGSSMGSALAPLLANEFELAGVISDGTFFKTWYEHMLEIERRILNFKGNSESEIVKQMNDYYIPLYHGMLIEKKSYQEVLDAYPALEAYNYHSPEHMYGRPMEYYQQLQDFDLAGEWEKITVPVRILRGTNDWIMSEFDNKMIVEVLKRNGHKNHILYEYPGLDHWNTIHVDPKDSFEGKPGIWDEGTVNLIIKWAQEIVGLKS; this is encoded by the coding sequence ATGAAACTTAGTAGAAGCTTGTGCTCTTTTTTTGTTCTCACCATCTTTTTATCCATTTCCACAAATGCCCAACAATTGGGAAGAAGGGCCTCTTGGGACGCCAAAATCAATAGCCCTGTAAATGGTGTGCCCGGAGCCAAAATTGTGAACATCAATGAAAATAGTCCACTTCTCAAAGCTGGCTTTCTGCCAGATGATTTACTTATAGAGATCAATGATGTTCTGCTCAGTGATGCAGAAGTTTGGAGTGATGTTTCTTATGGTCTACGGGCAAATATCGATACAAAAATCAAAGCTCTACGGGGTACTCAAATTTTTGAAACCAAGGTAAGGTTCAATCCATTGGGCAAGGAAAAGCATGAAGGAATCGACACTTTTTACGAAGAGGTTACCAGTACTTACGGAATTACACAAAGAACAATCATCACCAAACCCAAAAAATCAGGAAAACAACCTGCCGTAGTCTTGATAGGGGGTTTAAGTTGTTCCAGTATTGAAACATATAGTGGGCGCAGGGGCAATAATTGGGGACAGACCATCAAAGATTTGGTGGAAAAATCCGGCATGGTCGTCATGCGCATAGAAAAGCCAGGTGTGGGCGATAGTGAGGGTAATTGTAGCGAATCGGATTTTTTGATGGATTTGGAAGGATACCGAGCGGCCATTAAAAACCTAAAAACGAAACCGTATGTCGATACCTCAAAAATTGTGGTCTACGGATCCAGTATGGGAAGTGCCCTGGCTCCGCTTTTGGCCAATGAGTTTGAATTGGCAGGCGTTATTTCCGATGGGACCTTCTTTAAAACTTGGTACGAGCACATGCTCGAAATTGAGCGACGTATTCTCAATTTTAAGGGAAACAGTGAATCCGAAATCGTGAAACAAATGAACGATTACTATATTCCACTGTACCACGGAATGCTCATTGAAAAGAAAAGCTATCAAGAGGTCTTGGATGCCTATCCCGCTCTTGAGGCATACAACTATCATTCTCCAGAACACATGTATGGGCGACCCATGGAATACTATCAGCAACTACAGGATTTCGACCTAGCGGGCGAGTGGGAGAAAATAACGGTTCCCGTTAGAATTTTAAGGGGTACCAACGACTGGATCATGTCCGAGTTCGATAACAAAATGATTGTTGAAGTATTAAAACGCAACGGACATAAGAATCATATTCTCTACGAGTACCCAGGTTTGGACCATTGGAACACTATTCATGTAGATCCAAAGGATTCTTTTGAGGGCAAACCTGGAATATGGGACGAAGGCACCGTCAATCTTATTATAAAATGGGCACAGGAAATCGTAGGATTAAAATCCTAG
- a CDS encoding glycerol-3-phosphate dehydrogenase/oxidase: MKKNMRFSNLDRTATIQKMSKEHFDLVVIGGGITGGGIALDAASRGMKVALLEKDDFASGTSSKSTKLIHGGLRYLKQFDFWLVKEVGSERAIVHKLAPHLVLPEKMLLPLIEGGSYGKWLTSIGLKVYDILAQVTGDDKRQMLEKKEAMKLEPLLPKKILNGAGYYAEYRTDDARLTIENIKTSLQHGAQALNYAKVTDFLYENDKVAGVTVTDETTKKKFSIKSKYVISAAGPWVDELRSVNNSKKGKRLHLTKGVHLVFPRKKLPVKQSVYFDIPDGRMMFAIPRGKITYVGTTDTNFNLDKDNIKTDLADAIYLISAVNNMFPDINLEMEDIISSWAGLRPLIHEEGKSASELSRKDEIFTSDTGLVSIAGGKLTGYRKMAERVVNRIAKKMEEDYEIETPECTTDKIPLCGSDFKKFKHVKKYIEEIYTRIKEDGFSEYDAWYLVTNYGKQTETILDNYSKIKSEDISLRMILAEVQFSIDHEMTLNPMDFFIRRTGRLYFDIESVRDYMQPVLEEFKKAYNYDDAQTLAFKEKLEEELDSHSNFSLERA, translated from the coding sequence ATGAAAAAGAATATGAGATTTTCCAATCTGGATAGAACAGCGACCATTCAAAAAATGTCCAAAGAGCATTTTGACCTTGTTGTAATCGGTGGCGGAATAACCGGTGGCGGAATTGCCTTGGATGCAGCTTCTAGAGGAATGAAGGTGGCCTTATTGGAAAAGGATGATTTTGCTTCGGGAACGAGCAGCAAATCCACTAAATTGATTCATGGAGGTCTTAGATATCTTAAGCAGTTCGATTTTTGGTTGGTAAAGGAAGTGGGTTCCGAAAGGGCGATCGTACATAAATTGGCCCCACATTTAGTGCTTCCTGAGAAAATGCTTTTACCCCTTATTGAAGGAGGTTCCTATGGAAAATGGCTGACATCCATCGGGCTAAAGGTTTATGATATTCTTGCACAGGTAACAGGGGATGACAAAAGACAGATGCTGGAAAAAAAGGAGGCTATGAAATTGGAACCCCTTTTGCCCAAAAAGATTTTGAACGGAGCAGGGTATTACGCAGAATACCGAACGGATGACGCAAGATTGACCATTGAAAATATAAAGACAAGCCTTCAGCACGGTGCCCAAGCGTTGAACTATGCGAAAGTGACGGACTTTCTCTATGAAAATGATAAAGTAGCCGGGGTCACCGTAACCGATGAAACCACGAAAAAAAAGTTTTCCATAAAATCCAAATATGTAATCAGTGCAGCAGGGCCTTGGGTAGATGAGCTTAGAAGCGTAAACAACTCAAAAAAAGGCAAACGCCTGCATTTGACCAAAGGTGTCCATCTGGTTTTTCCAAGAAAGAAACTCCCCGTAAAACAATCGGTGTATTTTGATATCCCTGACGGACGTATGATGTTCGCTATTCCAAGGGGCAAGATTACCTATGTTGGTACAACGGATACCAACTTCAATTTGGATAAGGACAATATCAAAACTGATTTGGCGGATGCCATCTATTTGATTTCCGCCGTGAACAATATGTTCCCCGACATTAATTTGGAAATGGAGGATATCATCTCCTCATGGGCAGGTCTGCGACCCTTGATTCATGAAGAAGGAAAATCCGCATCAGAACTTTCCAGAAAAGACGAAATTTTCACTTCTGATACAGGACTGGTGAGCATTGCTGGGGGTAAGCTAACAGGCTATCGTAAAATGGCGGAAAGGGTTGTGAACCGTATCGCCAAGAAAATGGAGGAGGACTATGAGATTGAAACTCCAGAATGTACAACGGACAAAATTCCACTTTGCGGCAGCGACTTTAAGAAGTTTAAGCACGTCAAAAAATATATTGAAGAAATTTACACGAGAATCAAGGAAGACGGTTTTTCCGAATACGATGCTTGGTATTTGGTCACCAATTATGGAAAACAGACAGAAACTATTTTGGACAACTATTCAAAAATTAAAAGTGAAGACATTTCGTTAAGAATGATTTTGGCCGAGGTGCAATTTTCTATTGACCATGAGATGACGTTAAACCCGATGGATTTCTTTATCCGAAGAACGGGAAGACTCTATTTTGACATTGAAAGTGTTCGTGATTATATGCAACCTGTACTGGAGGAGTTCAAAAAAGCATATAACTATGATGATGCACAAACTCTTGCTTTTAAGGAAAAACTGGAAGAGGAGTTGGACTCCCATTCCAATTTTTCGTTGGAACGGGCCTAG
- a CDS encoding antibiotic biosynthesis monooxygenase family protein, with the protein MKSQRPYYAVIFTSKHTESDDGYAEMASRMEVLARQQPGFLDFESARERLGITVSYWENLEAIANWKANVEHQFAQQKGIDNWYSWYKVRICLVEREYHFSKQI; encoded by the coding sequence ATGAAATCCCAAAGACCATACTACGCGGTAATTTTCACTAGTAAACATACGGAAAGCGATGATGGATATGCGGAAATGGCATCAAGGATGGAAGTACTTGCACGCCAACAGCCAGGCTTTTTGGATTTTGAAAGTGCCAGGGAAAGATTGGGCATAACGGTAAGTTATTGGGAGAATTTGGAAGCAATCGCCAATTGGAAAGCAAATGTGGAGCATCAATTTGCGCAGCAAAAAGGAATAGATAATTGGTATTCCTGGTACAAGGTCAGGATTTGTTTGGTGGAGCGGGAATATCATTTTTCCAAACAGATTTAA
- a CDS encoding CvpA family protein, with translation MSFLDIVIGILLVWGLYKGLKNGLFVELASLVALIAGIYGAIHFSYIAGDYLAENLNWSERYLKIAAFLITFFAIVLLVHFAGKFLTKIADFAMLGLLNKIAGGIFGTLKVAIIIGALLVFFERLNSSFNFVNEETKKESIFYEPVKEIGAIVFGLVLQDEKEPSKESEKQDATLYL, from the coding sequence ATGAGCTTTTTGGATATAGTTATCGGTATACTTTTGGTCTGGGGCCTTTACAAAGGTCTTAAAAATGGGCTTTTTGTAGAGCTAGCTTCTTTGGTAGCCCTTATAGCGGGTATTTATGGAGCAATACATTTTTCTTACATTGCTGGGGATTATCTTGCGGAAAACCTAAACTGGAGCGAACGCTACTTAAAAATTGCTGCTTTTCTCATTACTTTCTTTGCCATTGTCCTATTGGTCCATTTTGCAGGTAAATTCTTGACCAAAATAGCCGATTTTGCCATGTTGGGGCTTTTGAACAAAATAGCTGGAGGTATTTTTGGAACTTTAAAGGTGGCTATCATTATAGGTGCTCTGTTGGTTTTCTTTGAAAGATTAAATTCATCGTTCAACTTTGTAAATGAAGAAACAAAGAAGGAATCCATCTTTTACGAACCTGTAAAAGAAATTGGCGCCATTGTTTTTGGACTTGTACTCCAGGATGAAAAAGAGCCTTCTAAAGAGTCCGAAAAGCAAGATGCTACATTGTACCTATAA
- a CDS encoding CAP domain-containing protein → MKKRYYGLIVMMSAMVLTMCSKTETVEEGTLLVDGLGESEKTVVDATEIEAELLDLVNQHRASIGTTKLQSSPSSYKYAKDHNQYMISQNELSHDNFELRASKIAAEINAVDVSENVARHYATAEAALDGWLKSSSHKKSIEGNYSHTALSVQLDKDGRPYFTQIFMKVN, encoded by the coding sequence ATGAAAAAGAGATATTACGGCTTAATCGTAATGATGTCGGCCATGGTTTTGACCATGTGTAGCAAAACCGAAACAGTTGAAGAAGGAACACTTTTAGTTGACGGATTGGGCGAGAGCGAAAAAACCGTTGTTGACGCAACTGAAATTGAAGCAGAACTTCTAGATCTGGTAAACCAACATAGAGCATCAATTGGAACCACCAAATTACAGTCCAGTCCATCCTCTTATAAATATGCAAAAGATCATAACCAATACATGATTAGTCAAAATGAACTAAGCCATGATAATTTTGAATTGAGAGCTTCAAAAATTGCAGCAGAAATAAATGCAGTCGACGTAAGTGAAAATGTGGCAAGACACTATGCTACAGCAGAAGCTGCCCTTGATGGTTGGTTGAAAAGTTCTTCACACAAAAAGTCTATTGAAGGTAACTATTCGCATACTGCTTTGAGCGTTCAGTTGGACAAAGATGGGAGGCCTTATTTCACCCAGATTTTTATGAAGGTAAACTGA
- a CDS encoding 3-hydroxyanthranilate 3,4-dioxygenase: MAIRPPFNLNKWVEENRDSLKPPVGNKNIYQEAGDYIVMIVAGPNARKDYHYNETEELFYQLEGNIEVHIQENGQKKTMKLGPGDMYLHPAKVPHSPVRHKDSIGLVVERKRADMNVDDGLLWFCDSCNNKLYEAYFTLHDIEKDFLSHFEHFYSSEELRTCNNCGTVMPVDERYIAKD; encoded by the coding sequence ATGGCTATAAGACCCCCTTTCAACCTTAATAAATGGGTAGAGGAAAATCGTGATTCGCTTAAACCTCCCGTAGGCAATAAGAATATTTATCAAGAGGCAGGGGACTATATTGTAATGATCGTAGCGGGTCCAAACGCACGAAAGGATTATCACTATAACGAAACCGAGGAACTCTTTTATCAATTGGAAGGGAACATAGAGGTGCACATTCAAGAAAATGGGCAAAAAAAGACTATGAAACTTGGTCCCGGTGATATGTACCTGCATCCCGCTAAAGTCCCACACTCCCCTGTACGTCATAAAGACTCTATCGGACTTGTGGTAGAAAGAAAAAGAGCTGATATGAATGTAGATGATGGGCTTTTATGGTTCTGCGATAGTTGCAACAATAAACTTTACGAAGCTTATTTTACATTACATGACATTGAAAAGGATTTTCTAAGCCATTTTGAACATTTTTATAGCTCTGAGGAGTTGCGGACCTGCAATAATTGTGGAACCGTTATGCCTGTTGATGAACGATATATAGCAAAAGATTGA
- a CDS encoding DUF1304 domain-containing protein, with amino-acid sequence MLLIAKFFIALVALLHLYFLWLEMFAWTTKAKKVFRKFPPDLFEPTKSMAANQGLYNGFLAAGLLWSLLIDNPLWQVYVALFFLGCVTVAGIYGGYSVSKKIFTVQATPAILGIIFLLLHHFL; translated from the coding sequence ATGCTCTTGATAGCCAAATTTTTTATTGCATTGGTGGCACTACTCCACCTTTACTTTTTGTGGTTGGAAATGTTCGCTTGGACAACTAAGGCGAAAAAAGTTTTTCGAAAATTTCCTCCTGATTTGTTTGAACCAACAAAGTCCATGGCTGCAAACCAAGGTTTATATAATGGATTCTTGGCAGCTGGTCTGTTATGGTCCCTACTAATAGATAATCCACTTTGGCAAGTATATGTAGCTTTATTTTTTCTGGGTTGTGTAACGGTTGCAGGAATTTATGGCGGATATTCTGTTTCAAAAAAAATCTTTACGGTACAGGCAACTCCTGCAATTTTAGGAATCATATTTCTTTTGCTTCATCATTTCCTTTAA
- a CDS encoding aldehyde dehydrogenase family protein: MSKIATTFGIDEALEKLGLTKINEGTSTGTKNFGAGDSISSYSPVDGVLIGKVKTTTKEDYEKVMTAATSAFKEWRLKPAPQRGEIVRQFGEKLRELKEPLGKLVSYEMGKSYQEGLGEVQEMIDICDFAVGLSRQLHGLTMHSERPGHRMYEQYHPLGVVGIISAFNFPVAVWAWNTALAWVCGDVCVWKPSEKTPLCGVACQNIIAQVLKENNLPEGISCLINGDYKVGELMTNDNRIPLVSATGSIRMGKIVAQAVAARLGKSLLELGGNNAIIVTPDADIKMTVIGAVFGAVGTAGQRCTSTRRLIIHESIYDQVKDSITDAYKQLRIGNPLDENNHVGPLIDVDAVKMYKTALENAKAEGGSILIEGGVLDGNGYKSGCYVKPAIVEADNSFKIVQEETFAPILYLLKYSGGVENAIAQQNGVVQGLSSAIMTNSLREAEHFLSAKGSDCGIANVNIGTSGAEIGGAFGGEKETGGGRESGSDAWKIYMRRQTNTINYTTELPLAQGIKFDL; the protein is encoded by the coding sequence ATGTCAAAAATTGCAACAACTTTTGGAATAGATGAAGCCCTAGAAAAACTAGGTTTAACCAAAATAAATGAAGGTACATCCACAGGCACAAAGAATTTTGGTGCAGGAGATTCCATATCCTCTTATTCTCCTGTTGATGGAGTACTTATCGGAAAAGTGAAAACCACTACCAAAGAAGATTATGAAAAGGTAATGACTGCAGCGACTTCTGCTTTCAAGGAGTGGCGCTTGAAACCTGCTCCCCAACGTGGTGAAATAGTGAGACAGTTTGGTGAAAAACTTCGGGAACTCAAGGAACCTCTTGGAAAATTGGTTTCCTATGAAATGGGGAAATCCTATCAAGAAGGTCTGGGAGAAGTTCAGGAAATGATAGATATCTGTGATTTCGCTGTCGGACTTTCCAGACAGTTGCACGGATTGACCATGCATTCTGAAAGACCTGGACATCGAATGTACGAGCAGTACCATCCTTTGGGTGTAGTAGGAATTATTTCCGCTTTCAATTTTCCCGTGGCCGTGTGGGCCTGGAACACGGCACTGGCTTGGGTTTGTGGTGATGTTTGTGTTTGGAAACCTTCAGAAAAAACTCCTTTGTGCGGTGTTGCCTGCCAAAATATAATAGCACAAGTCCTAAAAGAAAATAATCTTCCTGAAGGCATCTCTTGTTTGATCAATGGGGATTATAAAGTTGGTGAGCTAATGACCAATGACAACAGAATTCCATTAGTATCGGCAACGGGTTCCATTCGTATGGGAAAAATCGTGGCACAGGCAGTTGCAGCAAGATTGGGAAAATCCTTGTTAGAACTGGGCGGTAACAATGCTATCATAGTTACGCCCGATGCCGATATCAAAATGACAGTAATAGGTGCTGTCTTTGGTGCTGTCGGAACTGCAGGACAACGTTGCACCTCAACTCGGCGATTAATTATACACGAATCAATCTATGACCAAGTAAAAGATTCCATAACAGATGCTTATAAGCAACTAAGAATTGGTAATCCTTTGGACGAAAACAATCATGTAGGGCCTTTAATCGATGTTGATGCAGTTAAAATGTATAAGACAGCTTTGGAAAATGCAAAAGCTGAGGGCGGAAGTATTTTAATTGAAGGGGGTGTCTTAGATGGTAATGGTTATAAAAGTGGATGCTATGTAAAACCTGCTATTGTTGAAGCTGACAATTCATTTAAAATAGTTCAAGAGGAAACCTTTGCACCAATTTTATATCTGTTAAAATATTCAGGTGGCGTAGAAAATGCCATTGCACAGCAAAATGGTGTTGTTCAAGGGCTTTCCTCGGCAATTATGACGAATAGTTTACGTGAAGCCGAACATTTTTTATCGGCCAAAGGAAGTGATTGCGGTATTGCGAATGTAAACATTGGTACCTCTGGCGCTGAAATAGGAGGAGCATTTGGTGGTGAAAAAGAAACAGGTGGGGGACGTGAGAGTGGCTCGGACGCATGGAAAATCTACATGAGACGGCAGACAAATACGATTAATTATACCACAGAGTTACCTTTGGCACAAGGCATAAAATTTGATTTATAA